From a single Lolium rigidum isolate FL_2022 chromosome 7, APGP_CSIRO_Lrig_0.1, whole genome shotgun sequence genomic region:
- the LOC124677392 gene encoding peroxidase 12-like, with product MASTRAAAIILVAMICGTMHYHPAAAMKVDTTGVAVADGLSLGFYQDTCPFVEHIVEFLVGEAFKKDVGIAPALIRIFFHDCFPQGCDASVLLNGTASEQIQPPNQTLRPTALKLIEDIRAAVHSACGPVVSCADILALATRDSLVDAGGPSYDVALGRRDALAPAVPDITNTLPAPFFTVPQLIKSFGDRGLNVTDLVALSGAHSFGVAHCPAFEDRFKNGTDTNPPIDPKFAATLKAKCAGDNPVGTLTQKLDVRTPDKFDNKYYFDLVASQGLFKSDQALILHSATNRTAVRFSLNEGAFFTQFAISMVKMSQMDVLTGTQGEIRNNCAVPNKRVGIETAAGNNEGLTAEM from the coding sequence ATGGCTTCCACCAGAGCGGCAGCCATCATCCTGGTGGCCATGATCTGCGGCACCATGCACTACCACCCCGCGGCCGCCATGAAGGTGGACACAACCGGCGTGGCGGTGGCCGACGGCCTCTCCTTGGGCTTCTACCAGGACACATGCCCTTTCGTGGAGCACATCGTGGAGTTCTTGGTGGGCGAGGCCTTCAAGAAGGACGTCGGCATCGCCCCGGCGCTCATCCGCATCTTCTTCCACGACTGCTTCCCGCAGGGCTGCGACGCGTCGGTGCTCCTCAACGGCACGGCCAGCGAGCAGATCCAGCCCCCGAACCAGACGCTGCGCCCGACggcgctcaagctcatcgaggacaTCCGCGCCGCCGTCCACTCCGCGTGCGGGCCCGTcgtctcctgcgccgacatcCTCGCCCTCGCCACCCGCGACTCCCTCGTGGACGCCGGCGGTCCCAGCTACGACGTGGCGCTAGGCCGGCGCGACGCGCTCGCCCCGGCGGTGCCAGATATCACCAACACACTCCCGGCGCCCTTCTTCACCGTGCCCCAGCTCATCAAGTCCTTCGGCGACCGCGGTCTCAACGTGACCGACCTCGTCGCGCTCTCCGGCGCGCACTCCTTCGGCGTCGCCCACTGCCCCGCCTTCGAGGACCGCTTCAAGAATGGCACCGACACCAACCCACCCATCGACCCTAAGTTCGCCGCGACGCTCAAGGCCAAGTGCGCCGGCGACAACCCCGTCGGCACCCTCACCCAGAAGCTTGACGTGCGGACCCCGGACAAGTTCGACAACAAGTACTACTTCGACCTGGTCGCCAGCCAAGGGCTGTTCAAGTCCGACCAGGCGCTCATCCTCCACTCGGCCACCAACCGCACTGCCGTCCGGTTCTCGCTCAACGAGGGAGCCTTCTTCACCCAGTTCGCCATTTCCATGGTCAAGATGAGCCAGATGGACGTGCTCACCGGCACCCAGGGCGAGATCCGGAACAACTGCGCCGTCCCCAACAAGCGCGTCGGCATCGAGACCGCCGCCGGCAACAACGAAGGCCTCACCGCCGAGATGTAA